One stretch of Ipomoea triloba cultivar NCNSP0323 chromosome 8, ASM357664v1 DNA includes these proteins:
- the LOC116027719 gene encoding methanol O-anthraniloyltransferase-like has translation MARKQAFVVSHKEPQLLVPAKPTPHEIKELSDIDDQKGLRLHISMIMFYRANPLMKARDPVEAIRDALAEALVWYYPLAGRIIHGINEDKFMVDCNGEGILFVEADSNFSLEDLGDAIKPPCLYSKELLYQVSGSDGILGCPLMLVQVTRLICGGSVVAIRVNHVLTDGLGLAQFVKAVGELAQDASSPSTKPVWRRELLTAKHLPPPLQTTYDYPEYGIVSHKSIIDQDKLVSRSFFFGPKEMKAIRRKLPPQTKPRSKFDLITASIWICRTRALEFDADETVAVICAINVRDKGPPELRDGYYGNAVVTSGAVAKARRLLGLLGSPLEYAVELIEKAKSRVTEDYVRSVVNFLVSNGRPPLLRSRSSIAVTDLSRLGFDEMDFGWGKPVYGGTMDGGASATAITHARYRNSDGEDGVLVPVFLPPAAMKKFEEEMKKFTALDPREVIEIPSKSLLKSTL, from the exons ATGGCAAGAAAACAAGCTTTTGTTGTTAGCCATAAGGAACCACAACTCTTAGTACCTGCTAAACCTACACCCCATGAAATAAAGGAATTATCAGACATTGATGACCAAAAAGGTCTGAGGCTTCATATCTCTATGATCATGTTCTATAGGGCAAATCCCCTCATGAAAGCAAGGGACCCCGTGGAAGCCATTAGAGATGCATTAGCCGAAGCCCTTGTATGGTACTACCCTCTTGCAGGTCGCATTATTCATGGCATTAATGAGGATAAGTTCATGGTGGATTGCAATGGTGAAGGGATCTTGTTCGTGGAAGCAGATAGTAATTTCAGCTTAGAAGATCTTGGCGATGCCATTAAGCCGCCATGTTTGTACTCCAAGGAGCTCCTGTATCAAGTGTCTGGCTCTGATGGAATACTCGGTTGCCCATTGATGTTAGTTCAG GTTACGAGGTTGATTTGTGGAGGATCTGTGGTGGCTATACGTGTAAACCATGTTCTAACTGATGGATTAGGTTTAGCACAATTTGTGAAGGCTGTGGGAGAGTTAGCgcaggatgcatcttcaccttCAACTAAACCTGTCTGGAGAAGAGAATTATTAACTGCAAAACATCTCCCACCTCCACTCCAAACAACCTACGACTACCCAGAATATGGCATTGTCAGCCACAAATCAATAATAGATCAAGACAAGTTGGTTAGCCGTTCTTTCTTTTTTGGCCCTAAAGAGATGAAAGCCATCCGTCGAAAACTTCCACCACAGACTAAACCACGCTCAAAGTTTGACCTAATTACGGCTTCGATATGGATATGTCGAACACGAGCCTTAGAGTTCGACGCCGATGAAACCGTCGCGGTCATATGCGCGATTAATGTACGTGACAAAGGTCCACCTGAGCTGCGCGACGGCTACTACGGCAACGCGGTGGTGACTTCGGGGGCGGTGGCAAAAGCTCGGAGGTTATTGGGCCTGcttg ggagCCCGTTAGAGTATGCCGTGGAGTTGATAGAGAAAGCGAAGAGTAGAGTGACTGAAGATTATGTTAGGTCGGTGGTTAACTTTTTGGTTTCGAATGGAAGGCCGCCATTGTTGAGGTCACGTAGCAGTATTGCTGTTACTGATTTGTCAAGATTAGGGTTTGATGAAATGGATTTTGGATGGGGGAAACCAGTGTATGGAGGGACCATGGATGGAGGAGCATCAGCCACCGCTATTACTCATGCTCGCTACCGGAATAGCGACGGTGAGGACGGCGTGCTTGTGCCGGTTTTCTTGCCGCCGGCAGCtatgaagaagtttgaagagGAAATGAAGAAGTTTACAGCACTTGACCCTCGTGAAGTTATAGAGATACCATCCAAATCACTTCTTAAATCTACTCtataa
- the LOC116026764 gene encoding methanol O-anthraniloyltransferase-like, which translates to MARKQAFVVSHKEPQLLVPSKPTPHEIKELSDIDDQKGMRIHVSMIMFFRANPLMKARDAVEAIRGALAEALVWYYPLAGRIIHGPDEDKFMVDCSGEGILFVKADSNFSLEDLGDAIKPPCLYSKELLYQVPGSDGILGCPLLLVQVTRLICGGFVVAIRLNHVITDGLGLAKFLKATGELAQGASSPSIKPIWRRELLTAKNLPPRTRYEHPEYNVVGHENDTKMDEKNVVGRGFYFGPNEIKAIRQKLAQPTSKFNMITASIWRSRTRALNLTGDETVAITTMVNVSDKTPLAPLQKGFYGNAAVPAAAVTGARMLSSNPLGYAIDLIQKAKDKVGEDYVRSMVNLMNEKGKPQILRSRCNIVVSDASKAGFDRVDFGWGKPVYGGTMDGGSATLSIYGCCRNVDGEEGVVVPVFLPPPAMERFEREMERLTSLEFGESLISKSNL; encoded by the exons ATGGCAAGAAAACAAGCTTTTGTTGTTAGCCATAAGGAACCACAACTCCTAGTACCTTCTAAACCTACACCCCATGAAATAAAGGAATTATCAGACATAGATGACCAAAAAGGCATGAGGATTCATGTCTCTATGATCATGTTCTTTAGGGCAAATCCCCTCATGAAAGCAAGGGACGCTGTGGAAGCCATTAGAGGTGCATTAGCTGAAGCCCTTGTATGGTACTACCCTCTTGCAGGTCGCATTATTCATGGCCCTGATGAGGATAAGTTCATGGTGGATTGTAGTGGTGAAGGGATCTTGTTCGTGAAAGCAGATAGTAATTTCAGCTTGGAAGATCTTGGCGATGCTATTAAGCCACCATGTTTGTACTCCAAGGAGCTCTTGTATCAAGTGCCTGGCTCTGATGGAATACTCGGGTGCCCCTTGTTGTTAGTTCAG GTGACACGTTTGATTTGTGGAGGATTTGTGGTGGCTATACGACTAAACCATGTCATAACCGACGGATTAGGTTTAGCAAAATTCCTCAAGGCAACTGGGGAGCTAGCGCAGGGTGCATCTTCACCGTCCATTAAACCCATATGGAGAAGAGAACTGCTGACAGCAAAAAATCTCCCACCTCGTACTCGTTACGAACACCCAGAATACAACGTTGTTGGCCACGAAAACGACACAAAAATGGACGAAAAAAATGTGGTCGGTCGCGGTTTCTATTTCGGCCCAAACGAGATCAAAGCCATCCGACAAAAACTCGCCCAACCAACCTCAAAGTTCAACATGATTACCGCTTCCATTTGGAGGTCTCGAACCCGAGCCCTAAATCTCACCGGCGATGAAACGGTAGCCATAACAACGATGGTTAACGTGAGCGACAAAACCCCACTTGCACCGCTACAAAAGGGGTTTTACGGCAACGCGGCGGtgccggcggcggcggtgaCCGGAGCAAGAATGTTGAGCAGTAACCCATTAGGGTACGCTATAGACTTAATACAAAAGGCGAAAGATAAAGTGGGAGAGGATTATGTACG GTCTATGGTTAAtcttatgaatgaaaaaggaaagcCGCAGATTTTGAGGTCACGTTGCAACATTGTTGTTTCGGATGCGTCTAAAGCGGGGTTTGATAGGGTGGATTTTGGGTGGGGGAAGCCGGTGTACGGAGGAACCATGGACGGAGGATCCGCCACTCTTAGCATATATGGTTGTTGCCGGAATGTTGACGGAGAGGAAGGTGTGGTGGTGCCGGTTTTCTTGCCTCCGCCGGCGATGGAGAGGTTTGAGAGAGAGATGGAGAGATTGACAAGTCTTGAGTTTGGAGAAAGTTTAATTTCGAAGTCTAATTtgtaa